From Bradyrhizobium sp. NDS-1, the proteins below share one genomic window:
- a CDS encoding 3-hydroxyacyl-CoA dehydrogenase NAD-binding domain-containing protein produces MSEVVKLERHDEVGIVTVNSPPVNALSAAVRGGILECIKAAIADPAIKGIVLTCAGRTFIAGADITEFGKPPKPPALNDVLSEIENSPKPVVAAIHGTALGGGLEVALACHFRVAVKEAKLGLPEVKLGLLPGAGGTQRLPRAVGPELAVKMIVGGDPIGAADALKNGLIEEIVEGPASGGEAFVRELLAEKRPLRRLRDDDSKIAAAKADRSIFTNAVAAMTKKARGLEAPFAAADAVGYAIDLPFDEGLKKEREGFLKLVASDQSKAQRYAFFAEREASKIAGVPEGTKARPVNRVAILGAGTMGGGIAMSFANAGVPVTLIETGEEQLKRGMGIMQKNWEATAARGGIPADAPAKRMALINGVVGIENVGDADLVIEAVFETMAVKKEVFGKLDQYVKPGAVLASNTSYLDIDEIAKSTKRPQDVLGMHFFSPANVMKLCEIVRADKTAPDALVTAVTIARKIAKVPAVVGVCDGFVGNRMLAQRGKQSEKLLFEGALPQQVDAVVTKFGMPMGPFAMGDLAGLDIGWRSRKDRGIKSEIADALCEAGRFGQKTGKGYYKYEAGSRSALPDPEVEKLIDETLLRLGRKKRVVSDEEILERMMYPMINEGAKILEEGIAARPSDIDVVWLYGYGWPIYRGGPMFWADSVGLKHIADRLAFYAKETDDPSLEPAPLLKKLAAEGKTFASLAAASKAA; encoded by the coding sequence GTGAGCGAAGTGGTCAAGCTTGAGCGTCATGACGAAGTCGGGATCGTCACGGTCAATAGCCCTCCGGTCAATGCGCTGAGTGCCGCAGTCCGCGGGGGGATCCTGGAATGCATCAAGGCCGCGATCGCCGATCCCGCCATCAAGGGCATCGTGCTGACCTGTGCCGGCCGCACCTTCATTGCGGGGGCCGACATCACCGAATTCGGCAAGCCGCCGAAGCCGCCCGCCCTCAACGATGTGCTGTCGGAGATCGAGAACTCACCGAAGCCGGTGGTTGCTGCGATCCATGGCACGGCGCTTGGCGGCGGCCTCGAGGTCGCGCTCGCCTGTCATTTCCGCGTCGCCGTCAAGGAAGCCAAGCTCGGCCTGCCGGAGGTGAAGCTCGGCCTGCTGCCGGGCGCCGGCGGGACCCAGCGCCTGCCGCGCGCGGTCGGTCCCGAGCTCGCGGTCAAGATGATCGTCGGCGGTGATCCCATTGGTGCTGCGGACGCGCTGAAGAACGGCCTGATCGAGGAAATCGTCGAGGGACCGGCATCGGGCGGCGAGGCCTTCGTGCGCGAGCTGCTCGCCGAGAAGCGTCCGCTGCGCCGCCTGCGGGACGACGATTCCAAGATCGCGGCCGCCAAGGCCGACCGTTCGATCTTCACAAATGCCGTTGCTGCGATGACCAAGAAGGCGCGCGGCCTTGAGGCGCCCTTCGCCGCCGCCGACGCGGTGGGCTACGCCATTGACCTGCCGTTCGACGAAGGTCTGAAGAAGGAGCGCGAGGGCTTCCTGAAGCTCGTCGCCAGCGACCAGTCCAAGGCGCAGCGCTATGCCTTCTTCGCCGAGCGCGAAGCCAGCAAGATCGCAGGTGTCCCTGAAGGCACCAAGGCGCGTCCCGTGAACCGCGTCGCCATTCTCGGCGCCGGCACCATGGGCGGCGGCATCGCGATGTCCTTTGCCAATGCCGGCGTTCCCGTCACCCTGATCGAGACCGGTGAGGAGCAGCTCAAGCGCGGCATGGGCATCATGCAGAAGAACTGGGAAGCGACCGCCGCGCGCGGCGGTATCCCGGCTGACGCGCCCGCCAAGCGCATGGCGCTGATCAACGGTGTCGTCGGCATCGAGAATGTCGGCGATGCCGATCTCGTCATCGAAGCGGTGTTCGAGACCATGGCGGTCAAGAAGGAAGTGTTCGGCAAGCTCGACCAATACGTCAAGCCCGGCGCAGTGCTCGCCTCCAACACCTCGTATCTCGACATCGACGAGATCGCGAAGTCGACCAAGCGTCCGCAGGACGTGCTCGGGATGCACTTCTTCTCCCCGGCCAACGTCATGAAGCTGTGCGAGATCGTGCGCGCCGACAAGACCGCGCCGGACGCTCTCGTGACGGCGGTCACCATCGCGCGCAAGATTGCAAAAGTGCCGGCCGTGGTCGGCGTCTGCGACGGCTTCGTCGGCAACCGCATGCTCGCCCAGCGCGGCAAGCAGTCCGAGAAGCTGTTGTTCGAAGGTGCCCTGCCGCAGCAGGTCGATGCCGTGGTGACGAAGTTCGGCATGCCGATGGGCCCGTTCGCGATGGGCGACCTCGCCGGCCTCGATATCGGCTGGCGCTCGCGCAAGGACCGCGGCATCAAGTCGGAGATCGCGGATGCGCTCTGCGAAGCCGGCCGCTTCGGCCAGAAGACCGGCAAGGGCTACTACAAGTACGAGGCAGGTTCGCGCTCGGCGCTGCCCGATCCCGAGGTCGAGAAGCTGATCGACGAGACGCTGCTGCGCCTCGGCCGCAAGAAGCGCGTCGTCAGCGACGAGGAAATCCTCGAGCGCATGATGTATCCGATGATCAACGAGGGCGCGAAGATCCTGGAAGAGGGCATCGCGGCGCGCCCCTCCGACATCGACGTGGTCTGGCTCTACGGCTATGGCTGGCCGATCTACCGCGGCGGCCCGATGTTCTGGGCCGACAGCGTCGGCCTCAAGCACATCGCCGATCGCCTGGCCTTCTACGCCAAGGAGACCGACGACCCCAGCCTCGAGCCCGCCCCGCTGCTGAAGAAGCTGGCGGCCGAAGGCAAGACGTTTGCCTCGCTGGCCGCGGCGTCGAAGGCGGCGTGA
- a CDS encoding MBOAT family O-acyltransferase, protein MTFTSFQFGIFVAVVFGAYYLPPLRRFQVQLLVAASVFFYGLGQTELLPLLLVAVLGTHACLVLAFENRAVWMPAGIVFNLGLLAFFKYKFLFVDAGAADLTGAAPIDFLLRLPLPIGISFFVFHNISLLVDLTREKRTAPLRDVFLYIIFFPQLVSGPITRAAQFMPQIVPKQIGDVAFVEAAKWILVGYFFKLYVANNLNEMTAYMDFPLYETLRTQDRWLLVFLYSYQIYADFFGYSAIALGLGLLFGYRLPVNFNLPYISTSFSEFWTRWHISLSSWLRTYLYIPLGGNRHGRLRTIST, encoded by the coding sequence ATGACTTTCACCTCCTTTCAGTTCGGCATCTTCGTCGCGGTCGTGTTCGGCGCGTATTACCTGCCGCCTCTGCGCCGCTTCCAGGTGCAGTTGCTGGTGGCCGCAAGCGTGTTCTTCTACGGCTTGGGGCAAACGGAGTTGCTGCCGCTGTTGCTCGTCGCGGTTCTGGGCACCCATGCCTGCCTGGTGCTCGCGTTCGAGAACCGCGCTGTCTGGATGCCGGCCGGCATCGTCTTCAATCTCGGCCTGCTGGCGTTCTTCAAGTACAAATTCCTGTTCGTCGACGCCGGCGCGGCCGATCTGACCGGCGCCGCACCGATCGACTTCCTGCTGCGGCTGCCGCTGCCGATCGGCATTTCGTTCTTCGTGTTCCACAATATCAGCCTGCTGGTCGACCTGACCCGCGAGAAACGCACCGCGCCGCTGCGCGACGTATTCCTCTACATCATCTTCTTCCCGCAGCTCGTCTCCGGGCCGATCACGCGCGCCGCCCAGTTCATGCCGCAGATCGTTCCCAAGCAGATCGGTGACGTCGCCTTCGTCGAGGCGGCAAAGTGGATTCTCGTCGGCTATTTCTTCAAGCTGTACGTCGCGAACAATCTGAACGAGATGACGGCCTACATGGACTTCCCGCTCTACGAGACGCTGCGCACGCAGGACCGCTGGCTGCTCGTGTTCCTCTACAGCTACCAGATCTATGCCGACTTCTTCGGCTACTCCGCGATCGCGCTCGGGCTCGGGCTGCTGTTCGGCTATCGGCTGCCCGTGAACTTCAACCTGCCCTACATCTCGACCTCGTTCTCCGAATTCTGGACGCGCTGGCATATCTCGCTGTCGAGCTGGCTCAGGACCTATCTGTACATTCCGCTCGGCGGCAACCGGCATGGACGGCTGCGAACTATCTCAACCTGA
- a CDS encoding SDR family NAD(P)-dependent oxidoreductase produces the protein MKNTPFDLTGKVAVVTGSSRGIGRSSAELLARLGAKVVVSSRKADACKDVADGIIASGGEATVIPCNIARKAEVEALIAGATRHYGKIDILVCNAAVNPYYGPLLDITDEAFDKIMGSNVKSNIWLSALTIPQMAERGGGSVIIISSIGGLRGSTVIGAYGISKAADFALCRSLAGEWGPKGVRVNCIAPGLVKTDFARALWEDEAMLKRRTATTPLRRIGEPDEIAGAVAYLASDASSFMTGQTIVIDGGVTTAAV, from the coding sequence ATGAAAAACACCCCGTTCGATCTCACCGGCAAGGTCGCCGTGGTCACCGGCTCCAGCCGCGGCATCGGCCGCTCCTCCGCCGAGCTGCTCGCCAGGCTCGGGGCCAAGGTCGTGGTGTCCTCGCGCAAGGCGGATGCGTGCAAGGACGTTGCCGACGGCATCATCGCGTCCGGCGGAGAGGCCACCGTCATCCCCTGCAACATCGCCCGCAAGGCCGAGGTCGAGGCGCTGATCGCGGGCGCGACCAGGCATTACGGCAAGATCGACATCCTCGTCTGCAACGCCGCGGTGAATCCTTATTATGGCCCGTTGCTCGATATCACCGACGAGGCCTTCGACAAGATCATGGGCTCGAACGTCAAGAGCAACATCTGGCTCTCCGCGCTGACGATCCCGCAAATGGCCGAGCGCGGCGGCGGCTCCGTGATCATCATTTCTTCCATCGGCGGCTTGCGCGGCTCCACCGTGATCGGCGCCTACGGCATCTCGAAGGCGGCCGATTTCGCGCTGTGCCGTTCCCTCGCCGGCGAATGGGGTCCGAAAGGCGTCCGCGTCAACTGCATCGCGCCTGGCCTGGTCAAGACCGATTTCGCGCGTGCGCTGTGGGAAGACGAAGCCATGCTGAAGCGCCGCACCGCGACCACGCCGCTGCGCCGCATCGGCGAGCCTGATGAAATCGCCGGCGCCGTTGCCTACCTCGCCTCCGACGCCTCGAGCTTCATGACCGGCCAGACGATCGTCATCGACGGCGGTGTGACGACGGCGGCGGTGTAG
- a CDS encoding IclR family transcriptional regulator — protein MKRTGKKTATDRNFVVALSRGLDVLRAFQPNDGLLGNQEIAARTNLPKPTVSRLTYTLTKLGYLAPVPRFEKYQLTPAAMSLGYAALANLGVRHLSEPFREDLMRATGGAVAVGGRDRHSMIYFGQSRGTETVGVQLDVGSRVPIATSAMGRAYFWALDPDDRAELSRLLREHYGSRWTKMRDGLERSGETVAKYGFAISVGDWHDDIGAAGVALKLNDGTGPYAFNCGAPAFRFTEERLIKDIGPRLLAMVRNIEAALGGLMPHSKKDIGKKLKSGGKVARVAEGIR, from the coding sequence ATGAAGCGTACAGGAAAGAAGACCGCGACCGATCGGAACTTCGTCGTCGCGCTTTCCCGCGGACTGGACGTATTGCGCGCATTCCAACCCAATGACGGCCTTCTCGGCAATCAGGAGATCGCGGCGCGGACCAATTTGCCGAAGCCGACCGTGTCGCGGCTAACCTATACACTGACCAAGCTCGGCTATCTGGCGCCGGTTCCCCGCTTCGAGAAGTACCAGCTCACGCCCGCCGCCATGTCGCTCGGCTATGCAGCGCTCGCCAATCTCGGCGTTCGGCATTTGTCCGAACCGTTTCGCGAGGACCTGATGCGCGCGACCGGGGGCGCCGTCGCCGTCGGCGGCCGCGATCGTCACAGCATGATCTATTTCGGGCAGAGTCGCGGCACGGAAACGGTCGGTGTTCAACTTGACGTCGGCTCCCGCGTGCCGATTGCAACCAGCGCGATGGGGCGCGCCTATTTCTGGGCGCTCGACCCCGACGATCGCGCAGAACTCTCGCGTCTGCTGCGCGAGCATTACGGCAGCCGCTGGACCAAGATGCGCGACGGGCTGGAACGTTCCGGGGAGACCGTGGCGAAATACGGCTTTGCGATCTCCGTCGGCGACTGGCACGACGACATCGGCGCCGCCGGCGTCGCGCTCAAGCTCAACGACGGAACTGGTCCTTACGCCTTCAATTGCGGCGCGCCCGCATTCCGCTTCACGGAAGAGCGTTTGATCAAGGACATTGGACCGCGTCTCTTAGCGATGGTAAGGAACATCGAAGCGGCGCTCGGGGGTCTGATGCCGCATTCCAAAAAAGACATCGGCAAAAAGCTGAAATCAGGAGGAAAAGTTGCGCGTGTGGCCGAGGGGATCAGATAG
- the pimD gene encoding pimeloyl-CoA dehydrogenase small subunit — MDFDLNEEQRLLKESIDGLLTDSYDFEQRKKYMKEKGGWSKTVWLKLAEQGLLGLPFSEADGGFGGGGVETMIVMEALGKALVLEPYLATVVIGGGFLRHAGTDAQKAAHVPGIIDGSKTLAFAQLEKNSRYDLFDVTTTAKKKGDGWVIDGEKFVVLNGENADTLIVTARTKGDRRDKTGIGAFLVPANAKGVTRKSYPTQDGLHAADITFTGVEIGPDAAIGNPDDSLALIERVVDEARIALCAEAVGLMDESLKTTVEYIKTRKQFGVAIGSFQSLQHRASDMFVAAEQARSMSMFATMAGDFEDAAERSNAIAAAKVQIGKSLKFVGQQAIQLHGGIGMTMEAKIGHYFKRLTMIENSFGDTDYHQRRVADAGGLI; from the coding sequence ATGGATTTTGATCTGAACGAGGAGCAGCGGCTTCTTAAGGAAAGCATCGACGGCCTGCTGACCGATTCCTACGATTTCGAGCAGCGCAAGAAGTACATGAAGGAGAAGGGCGGCTGGAGCAAAACGGTCTGGCTCAAGCTCGCCGAGCAGGGTCTGCTCGGCCTGCCCTTCAGCGAAGCCGATGGCGGCTTCGGCGGCGGCGGCGTCGAGACGATGATCGTGATGGAGGCACTCGGCAAGGCGCTGGTGCTCGAGCCGTATCTGGCGACGGTCGTGATCGGCGGCGGCTTCCTGCGCCATGCCGGCACCGATGCGCAGAAGGCCGCGCACGTGCCCGGGATCATCGACGGCAGCAAGACGCTGGCGTTCGCCCAGCTCGAGAAGAACTCGCGCTACGATCTGTTCGACGTCACCACGACGGCGAAGAAGAAGGGCGACGGCTGGGTCATCGACGGTGAGAAATTCGTCGTGCTCAACGGCGAGAATGCCGACACGCTGATCGTCACCGCGCGCACCAAGGGCGACCGCCGTGACAAGACCGGCATCGGCGCGTTCCTGGTTCCTGCCAATGCCAAGGGCGTGACCAGGAAGTCCTACCCGACCCAGGATGGCCTGCATGCCGCCGACATCACCTTCACCGGCGTCGAAATCGGCCCGGATGCCGCGATCGGAAATCCCGACGACTCGCTCGCGCTGATCGAGCGCGTGGTCGATGAAGCCCGCATCGCGCTTTGCGCCGAGGCGGTCGGCCTGATGGACGAATCGCTGAAGACCACCGTCGAGTACATCAAGACCCGAAAACAGTTCGGCGTCGCGATCGGCTCGTTCCAGTCGCTGCAGCACCGCGCCTCCGACATGTTCGTGGCGGCCGAGCAGGCGCGATCGATGTCGATGTTCGCGACCATGGCTGGCGATTTCGAGGACGCCGCAGAGCGCAGCAATGCGATCGCTGCGGCCAAGGTGCAGATCGGCAAGTCGCTGAAATTCGTGGGGCAGCAGGCGATCCAGCTCCACGGCGGCATCGGCATGACCATGGAGGCGAAGATCGGCCACTACTTCAAGCGCCTCACCATGATCGAGAACAGCTTCGGCGACACCGACTACCACCAGCGCCGCGTCGCGGATGCGGGCGGGTTGATCTGA
- the pimC gene encoding pimeloyl-CoA dehydrogenase large subunit, whose product MDLAFTKEEQAFREEVRQFFRDNVPPDTRRKMVEGRHLSKDEMVTWWRILNKKGWGVSHWPTQYGGTGWTSVQHYIFNEELQSYPAPQPLAFGVSMVGPVIYTFGNEEQKKKYLPRIANVDDWWCQGFSEPGSGSDLASLKTKAERKGDKWIINGQKTWTTLAQHADMIFCLCRTDNNAKKQMGISFIVFSMKSKGVTVRPIQTIDGGVEVNEVFFDDVEVPYENLIGEENKGWDYAKFLLGNERTGIARVGVSKERIRRIRDLAGKVESGGKPIIQDPAFREKLAACEIELKALELTQLRVVADEGKHGKGKPNPASSVLKIKGSEIQQTTTELLMEVIGPFAAPYDVHGDDGSNEAMDWTAQIAPSYFNNRKVSIYGGSNEIQRNIIAKAVLGL is encoded by the coding sequence ATGGATCTCGCATTCACGAAAGAAGAACAGGCGTTTCGCGAGGAAGTGCGACAGTTCTTCCGCGACAATGTGCCGCCGGATACGCGGCGCAAGATGGTCGAGGGCCGCCACCTCTCGAAGGACGAGATGGTGACGTGGTGGCGCATCCTCAACAAGAAGGGCTGGGGCGTCAGCCACTGGCCGACGCAATATGGCGGCACGGGCTGGACCTCAGTGCAGCATTACATCTTCAACGAGGAGCTGCAGTCCTATCCGGCGCCGCAGCCGCTCGCCTTCGGCGTCAGCATGGTCGGTCCGGTCATCTACACCTTCGGCAACGAGGAGCAGAAGAAGAAGTATCTGCCGCGCATCGCCAATGTCGACGATTGGTGGTGCCAGGGCTTCTCCGAGCCCGGCTCCGGCTCCGACCTCGCCTCGCTCAAGACCAAGGCCGAGCGCAAGGGCGACAAGTGGATCATCAACGGCCAGAAGACCTGGACCACGCTGGCCCAGCACGCCGACATGATCTTCTGCCTGTGCCGCACCGACAACAATGCGAAGAAGCAGATGGGCATCTCCTTCATCGTGTTCTCGATGAAGTCGAAGGGCGTCACCGTGCGCCCGATCCAGACCATCGACGGCGGCGTCGAGGTCAACGAGGTGTTCTTCGACGACGTCGAGGTGCCCTACGAGAACCTGATCGGCGAGGAGAACAAGGGCTGGGATTACGCCAAATTCCTGCTCGGCAATGAGCGCACCGGCATCGCCCGCGTCGGCGTCTCCAAGGAGCGCATCCGCCGCATCAGGGATCTCGCCGGCAAGGTCGAGTCAGGCGGCAAGCCGATCATCCAGGATCCCGCCTTCCGCGAAAAGCTCGCCGCCTGCGAGATCGAGCTGAAGGCACTCGAGCTGACGCAGCTTCGCGTCGTCGCCGACGAAGGCAAGCACGGCAAGGGCAAGCCCAATCCGGCCTCCTCGGTGCTGAAGATCAAGGGCTCCGAGATCCAGCAGACCACCACCGAGCTGCTCATGGAAGTGATCGGCCCCTTCGCTGCGCCTTACGATGTACACGGCGACGACGGCTCGAACGAAGCCATGGACTGGACCGCCCAGATCGCGCCGAGCTACTTCAACAACCGCAAGGTCTCTATCTACGGCGGCTCCAACGAGATCCAGCGCAACATCATCGCCAAGGCGGTGCTGGGGCTGTGA
- the pimA gene encoding dicarboxylate--CoA ligase PimA — protein MTHPGEQFYPEGVRWDDTIAQGTLPDLLSNAASDYGPRIALEFRDRPITYTELVAQAERAAAAFLREGIGKNASVALFLGNTPDHPVNFFGALKAGARIAHLSPLDGEIALTHKVSDSGSRLLVTSNLQTLLPTALKFLEKGLIDRLVVCEDDDWGKVGTPQAAIPNDPRIITFKAFVEGATAPAQWPNVTADDVALLQYTGGTTGLPKGAMLTHGNLTSAVSIYDVWGKPSRAARGDVVERVICVLPLFHIYALTVVLLSSLSRGNLISLHQRFDVEAVMRDIEAKRATYFPGVPTMWIAIAALPDLDKRDFSSLASIGSGGAPLPVEIANFFERKVGKKLRSGWGMTETCSPGTGHPPTGPDKPGSIGLMLPGIELDVVALDDPKRVLPPGEVGEIRIKGPNVTKGYWNKPEGSAEAFVDGRFLTGDIGYVDTDGYFFLVDRKKDMIISGGFNVYPQMIEQAIYTIPGVHEVIVLGIPDPYRGEAAKAFIKLRPDAKPFSLDELRAQLAGKLGKHELPAAAEFVDDLPRTPVGKLSRHELRQRQKPAQSA, from the coding sequence ATGACCCATCCCGGCGAACAATTTTATCCCGAAGGCGTGCGTTGGGACGATACCATCGCGCAGGGCACGCTTCCGGATCTTTTGTCGAACGCAGCGTCCGACTACGGCCCGCGCATTGCGCTCGAATTCCGGGATCGTCCCATCACCTACACCGAGCTCGTAGCTCAGGCCGAGCGGGCCGCCGCGGCGTTCCTGCGCGAAGGCATCGGCAAGAACGCCTCCGTCGCGCTATTCCTCGGCAACACGCCGGATCACCCCGTCAACTTCTTCGGCGCGCTGAAGGCGGGCGCCCGCATAGCGCATCTGTCGCCGCTCGACGGCGAGATCGCGCTGACGCACAAGGTTTCCGATTCGGGATCGCGTCTGCTCGTCACCTCGAACCTTCAGACGCTGCTGCCGACGGCGCTGAAATTCCTGGAGAAGGGCCTGATCGACCGCCTCGTCGTTTGCGAGGACGACGATTGGGGCAAGGTCGGCACGCCGCAGGCGGCGATTCCGAATGATCCCCGCATCATCACCTTCAAGGCTTTTGTGGAGGGTGCGACCGCGCCGGCACAATGGCCGAACGTGACGGCCGACGACGTCGCGCTGCTGCAATATACCGGCGGCACCACCGGCCTGCCCAAGGGCGCGATGCTGACGCACGGCAATCTCACCTCCGCCGTGTCGATCTACGACGTCTGGGGCAAGCCGTCGCGCGCTGCGCGCGGCGACGTCGTCGAGCGCGTGATCTGCGTGCTCCCGCTGTTCCACATCTATGCGCTCACCGTGGTGCTGCTCTCCTCGCTCAGCCGCGGCAATCTGATCTCGCTGCATCAGCGTTTCGACGTCGAAGCGGTCATGCGCGACATCGAGGCCAAACGCGCGACGTACTTTCCCGGCGTGCCGACGATGTGGATCGCGATCGCCGCGCTGCCTGATCTCGACAAGCGCGATTTCTCCTCGCTCGCCAGCATCGGCTCCGGCGGCGCGCCGCTGCCGGTGGAAATCGCGAACTTCTTCGAGCGCAAGGTCGGCAAGAAGCTGCGCAGCGGCTGGGGCATGACCGAGACCTGCTCGCCCGGCACCGGCCATCCGCCCACCGGTCCCGACAAGCCGGGCTCGATCGGCCTGATGCTGCCCGGCATCGAGCTCGATGTGGTCGCGCTCGACGATCCCAAGCGCGTGTTGCCACCCGGCGAAGTCGGCGAGATCCGCATCAAGGGCCCCAACGTCACCAAGGGGTATTGGAACAAGCCGGAGGGGTCGGCCGAGGCCTTCGTCGATGGCCGCTTCCTCACCGGCGACATCGGCTATGTCGACACCGACGGCTACTTCTTCCTGGTCGATCGCAAGAAGGACATGATCATCTCCGGCGGCTTCAACGTCTATCCGCAGATGATCGAGCAGGCGATCTACACCATCCCAGGGGTGCACGAGGTGATCGTGCTCGGCATTCCCGACCCCTATCGCGGCGAGGCCGCAAAGGCCTTCATCAAGCTGCGGCCGGACGCAAAACCGTTCTCGCTCGACGAGCTGCGCGCGCAGCTGGCCGGCAAGCTCGGCAAGCATGAATTGCCGGCCGCGGCCGAATTCGTCGACGACCTGCCGCGTACGCCGGTCGGAAAATTGTCGCGCCACGAATTGCGCCAGCGGCAGAAACCAGCACAATCCGCATAG